A stretch of Desulfarculaceae bacterium DNA encodes these proteins:
- a CDS encoding AMP-binding protein, with protein sequence MQNLRELIEARSAELGPKQYLIFGDRSYTFEQMNQKVDQMAAGLAGLGLGPGDKAAMLVNNSPEFIWLWWAILKLGAVMVPVNLRLTAGEAAYIINHSEAKAVLLGDQSLPLLPELRAECEAVASWLGVGLEPGAGLPGVEAFLEGPAAPPAPAALGLDDPAAILYTSGTTGFPKGVIHTHGNYLRTAASFARTCGLEASDRLMTANPLFHVNAQFYSCMGTLWAGATFVLAEKFSASRWWGWTREHRVNKAVMLLPLTTILFNAPPRDDDADNPVELVVAGGAPKGRYAEFESRFGVKLQTLYSLTEAPLALMGKLDEPVRDSSVGVPMVPDWPGLSNEVAIFGEQDQPLPPGEAGQIVLRSQGLLKEYLRDPQATAEALAGGWLHTGDRGRMDDDGWVYFLGRGKDVIRKKGENVAAVEVENALAASELVVEAAVLGVMPPDAVGEEEIMAFVVRAPGAAPGWEALIEHCAQRLADFKVPRFWLAVDELPKNAMNRVVKNRLRQREDLENTPGTFDRQSGEEAKS encoded by the coding sequence ATGCAAAACCTACGCGAGCTGATAGAGGCCCGGTCCGCCGAGCTGGGGCCCAAGCAGTATCTGATTTTCGGCGATCGCTCCTACACCTTTGAGCAGATGAACCAGAAGGTGGACCAGATGGCCGCCGGCCTGGCCGGCCTGGGCCTGGGCCCGGGCGACAAGGCGGCCATGCTGGTGAACAACTCCCCGGAGTTCATCTGGCTGTGGTGGGCCATCCTCAAACTGGGCGCGGTGATGGTGCCGGTGAACCTGCGCCTCACCGCCGGGGAGGCGGCCTACATCATCAACCACTCCGAGGCCAAGGCGGTGCTCCTGGGTGACCAGTCCCTGCCCCTGCTCCCCGAGCTCCGGGCCGAGTGCGAGGCCGTGGCCTCCTGGCTGGGCGTGGGCCTGGAGCCCGGCGCGGGGCTGCCCGGGGTGGAGGCGTTTCTGGAGGGGCCCGCCGCGCCGCCCGCCCCGGCGGCCCTGGGCCTGGACGACCCGGCGGCCATTCTATACACCAGCGGGACCACCGGCTTCCCCAAGGGCGTGATCCACACCCACGGCAACTACCTGCGCACCGCGGCCTCCTTTGCCCGCACCTGCGGGCTCGAAGCCAGCGACCGCCTGATGACCGCCAACCCCCTGTTCCACGTCAACGCCCAGTTCTACTCCTGCATGGGCACCCTCTGGGCCGGAGCCACCTTTGTCTTGGCTGAGAAGTTCAGCGCCTCGCGCTGGTGGGGCTGGACCCGCGAGCACCGGGTGAACAAGGCGGTTATGCTCCTGCCCCTGACCACCATTCTCTTCAACGCCCCGCCCCGGGACGACGACGCGGACAACCCGGTGGAGCTGGTGGTGGCCGGCGGTGCGCCCAAGGGCCGCTACGCCGAGTTCGAGAGCCGCTTCGGGGTGAAGCTGCAAACCCTCTACAGCCTCACCGAGGCGCCCCTGGCCCTGATGGGCAAGCTCGACGAGCCGGTGCGCGACAGCTCGGTGGGGGTGCCCATGGTGCCGGACTGGCCCGGCCTGAGCAACGAGGTGGCCATCTTCGGCGAGCAGGACCAGCCCCTGCCACCGGGCGAGGCCGGCCAGATCGTGCTGCGCAGCCAGGGCCTGCTCAAGGAGTATTTGCGCGACCCCCAGGCCACGGCCGAGGCCCTGGCCGGCGGCTGGCTGCACACCGGCGACCGGGGCCGCATGGATGACGACGGCTGGGTCTATTTCCTGGGCCGGGGCAAGGACGTGATCCGCAAGAAGGGCGAGAACGTCGCCGCCGTGGAGGTGGAGAACGCCCTGGCCGCCAGCGAGCTGGTGGTGGAAGCGGCCGTGCTGGGGGTCATGCCCCCGGACGCGGTGGGCGAGGAGGAGATCATGGCCTTCGTGGTGCGCGCCCCCGGCGCGGCGCCCGGCTGGGAAGCGCTGATCGAGCATTGCGCCCAGCGCCTGGCCGACTTCAAGGTGCCCCGCTTCTGGCTGGCCGTGGATGAGCTGCCCAAGAACGCCATGAACCGAGTGGTGAAAAACAGGCTGCGCCAGCGCGAGGACCTGGAGAATACTCCCGGAACCTTCGACCGGCAGAGCGGCGAGGAGGCAAAATCATGA
- a CDS encoding MmgE/PrpD family protein — MSAKPSMEEAIAQRALELTYESMSPELLHLVKRSILDSYAGICGSLKDRGMLANFDRLVAAPASGADLEVWGINRKGGFMDAVFMNAILARRSDLLNTYLAPNGMGGVHPSDNLALALTLADWLKMNGRDFLTTVYTAFYLAAAFATYYNPEPAKYDHDAAATFYTALTIGKALGLSQEQLVLVQRIAGMFGLDINQAAVGQVTDWKHCTYASCALRALQAARLALAGFQAPSQIYEGAAGVNQFFPHAAAVFDPPPDLGLIVFKRWPALVFCQTPIDVALDLAPRIKDPAAIQAVEVKTYQVALRNGGTAAALHPESRAGRTHSIPYCVATALLKPIAYEDFDQARSTDPELQALLPKVAVSEDPALTQAYPAKARCEITVTLADGSTLQAARDYPKGDPNDPLPDAELEDKLRAYFFFAEDKAEVDAVIAGVWKLEEQKGLAWLTSPLKRRLI, encoded by the coding sequence ATGAGCGCCAAGCCAAGCATGGAAGAGGCCATCGCCCAGCGGGCCCTGGAGCTGACCTACGAGAGCATGAGCCCCGAGCTGCTCCACCTAGTCAAGCGCAGCATCCTGGACTCCTACGCGGGCATCTGCGGCTCGCTCAAGGACCGGGGCATGCTGGCCAACTTCGACCGCCTGGTGGCCGCCCCGGCCTCGGGCGCGGACCTGGAGGTGTGGGGCATCAACCGCAAGGGTGGCTTCATGGACGCGGTGTTCATGAACGCCATCCTGGCCCGGCGCAGCGACCTGCTCAACACCTACCTGGCACCCAACGGCATGGGCGGGGTGCACCCCTCGGACAACCTGGCCCTGGCCCTCACCCTGGCCGACTGGCTGAAGATGAACGGCCGGGACTTCCTGACCACGGTGTACACCGCCTTTTACCTGGCCGCGGCCTTTGCCACCTATTACAACCCCGAGCCCGCCAAATACGACCACGACGCGGCGGCCACCTTTTACACCGCCCTGACCATCGGCAAGGCCCTGGGGCTCAGCCAAGAGCAGCTGGTGCTGGTGCAGCGCATCGCGGGCATGTTCGGCCTGGATATCAACCAGGCCGCCGTGGGCCAGGTGACCGATTGGAAGCACTGCACCTACGCCTCCTGCGCCTTGCGCGCCTTGCAGGCGGCGCGCCTGGCCCTGGCCGGCTTCCAGGCCCCCAGCCAGATATACGAGGGCGCGGCGGGGGTGAACCAGTTCTTCCCCCACGCGGCGGCGGTCTTCGACCCGCCGCCCGATCTGGGCCTGATCGTGTTCAAGCGCTGGCCCGCCCTGGTCTTCTGCCAGACGCCCATCGACGTGGCCCTGGATTTGGCCCCCCGAATCAAGGACCCCGCGGCCATCCAGGCGGTGGAGGTAAAGACATATCAGGTGGCCTTGCGCAACGGGGGCACCGCGGCGGCCCTGCACCCGGAGAGCCGGGCCGGGCGCACCCATTCCATCCCCTACTGCGTGGCCACCGCCCTGCTCAAGCCCATCGCCTACGAGGACTTCGACCAGGCGCGCTCCACGGACCCGGAGCTGCAAGCCCTGCTGCCCAAGGTGGCGGTGAGCGAGGACCCGGCCCTCACCCAGGCCTACCCGGCCAAGGCCCGCTGCGAGATAACGGTGACCCTGGCCGACGGTTCGACCTTGCAAGCCGCGCGGGACTACCCCAAAGGAGACCCCAACGATCCCTTGCCCGACGCCGAGTTGGAGGACAAGCTGCGCGCCTACTTCTTCTTTGCCGAGGACAAGGCCGAGGTGGACGCGGTGATCGCGGGGGTGTGGAAGCTGGAGGAACAGAAGGGCCTGGCCTGGCTGACCTCGCCCCTCAAGCGCCGCCTGATCTAG
- a CDS encoding zinc-binding dehydrogenase — MKTRAMVATAPGELEMREFPLPEIGEEDGILKIDLVGVCGSDPGIFKGKSARGARPYPIILGHEIVGRVYRMGEAAQKRHGVKEGDRVIVEYAFGCGKCRPCIEGRYTLCSNFYNYGSMISCAEPPHLFGAYADYLYIHPRSMLHKIGDEISDEAAVLTCAVLGNGVRWLHQIGGVGIGQAVAIVGPGQQGMAGVAVAKEAGAGPIMVVGLERDAPRLEMAKRFGADVVINAEREDPVEAVSRATGGDMASLTMDVTGHPSGARLALDLAGLGATVILPGIYGAGVDVPLPLDKVVFKEITLKGVFSHDYPAVEPAIKVAASGRYPLEDMVTHRLPLEQARHALALVGGEVPGETVMKVVLDPAL; from the coding sequence ATGAAAACCCGCGCCATGGTGGCCACCGCCCCCGGCGAGCTGGAGATGCGCGAGTTCCCCCTGCCCGAGATCGGCGAGGAGGACGGCATCCTCAAGATAGACCTGGTGGGGGTGTGCGGCTCGGACCCCGGCATCTTCAAGGGCAAGTCGGCCCGGGGGGCCCGGCCCTATCCCATCATCCTGGGCCACGAGATCGTGGGCCGGGTATACCGTATGGGCGAGGCGGCCCAGAAACGCCACGGCGTCAAGGAAGGTGACCGGGTCATCGTGGAGTACGCCTTTGGCTGCGGCAAGTGCCGCCCCTGCATCGAGGGCCGCTACACCCTGTGCAGCAACTTCTACAACTACGGCTCCATGATCTCCTGCGCCGAACCGCCGCACCTGTTCGGGGCCTATGCCGACTACCTTTACATCCACCCCCGCTCCATGCTGCACAAGATCGGCGACGAGATCTCCGACGAGGCGGCGGTGCTCACCTGCGCGGTGCTGGGCAACGGGGTGCGCTGGCTGCACCAGATCGGCGGGGTGGGCATCGGCCAGGCGGTGGCCATCGTGGGGCCGGGCCAGCAGGGTATGGCCGGGGTGGCCGTGGCCAAGGAGGCCGGGGCCGGGCCCATCATGGTGGTGGGCCTGGAGCGCGACGCCCCCCGCCTGGAGATGGCCAAACGCTTCGGCGCGGATGTGGTGATCAACGCGGAGCGCGAGGACCCGGTGGAGGCGGTGAGCCGGGCCACCGGCGGGGACATGGCGAGCCTCACCATGGACGTGACCGGCCACCCCAGCGGCGCGCGCCTGGCCCTGGACCTGGCCGGCCTGGGGGCCACGGTGATCCTGCCCGGCATCTACGGGGCCGGGGTGGATGTGCCCCTGCCCCTGGACAAGGTGGTGTTCAAGGAGATCACCCTCAAGGGCGTCTTCTCCCACGACTACCCGGCGGTGGAGCCGGCCATCAAGGTGGCCGCCTCGGGCCGCTATCCCCTGGAGGACATGGTGACCCACCGTTTGCCCCTGGAGCAGGCGCGCCACGCCCTGGCCCTGGTGGGCGGAGAGGTGCCCGGCGAAACGGTGATGAAGGTGGTCCTGGACCCGGCGCTCTAG
- a CDS encoding metal-dependent transcriptional regulator → MSQATSRRLKGKRLTAQSEDYLEAIAELQKENQVARTKDIAERLGVTPGTVTSALKSLGDKGLVNYQPYSPISLTASGERLAGEIIRRHDTLTRFLGEVLGVPPSQAEDNACRAEHVLGREVIERMACFLEFLDSFPRSNQAWRDEYARFCESTGQECRALEEPA, encoded by the coding sequence ATGAGCCAGGCCACGTCCCGGCGGTTGAAGGGCAAGCGGCTCACCGCACAGTCGGAAGACTATCTGGAGGCCATCGCCGAGCTGCAAAAGGAAAACCAGGTAGCCCGGACCAAGGACATCGCCGAGCGCCTGGGGGTGACTCCGGGCACCGTGACCTCGGCTTTAAAAAGCCTGGGCGACAAGGGCCTGGTCAACTACCAGCCCTACAGCCCCATCAGCCTCACCGCCTCGGGCGAGCGCCTGGCCGGGGAGATCATCCGCCGCCACGACACGCTCACCCGCTTCTTGGGCGAGGTGCTGGGCGTGCCTCCCAGCCAGGCCGAGGACAACGCCTGCCGGGCCGAGCACGTCCTGGGCCGCGAGGTCATCGAGCGCATGGCCTGCTTCCTGGAGTTTTTGGACAGCTTCCCGCGCTCCAACCAGGCCTGGCGCGACGAATACGCCCGCTTCTGCGAAAGCACCGGCCAGGAGTGCCGGGCCCTGGAGGAGCCGGCCTGA
- a CDS encoding cysteine hydrolase has translation MPTPWQRPEVLFPPDRAKAALVVIDMQNFACAPPGGSPLPGLEGVVGRINALAGACRESGVPVIWVRHALEESGGQDDGGMYGLFHSPQGLANVARGSQSGELFPAMQTDPAQDHFVCKNRYSAFLSDPPELRSKLVELGRNQLLITGVAANVCVESTLRDAMQLDYEVILIADGTTGPDQAAVQNTINNTRLFFGDVRQAEDVAAALGGGEA, from the coding sequence ATGCCCACCCCCTGGCAGCGCCCGGAGGTCCTGTTCCCCCCTGACCGCGCCAAGGCCGCCCTGGTGGTCATCGACATGCAGAACTTTGCCTGCGCCCCGCCCGGCGGCTCGCCCCTGCCCGGCCTGGAGGGGGTAGTGGGGCGCATCAACGCCCTGGCCGGAGCCTGCCGGGAGAGCGGCGTACCGGTGATTTGGGTGCGCCACGCCCTGGAGGAATCCGGCGGCCAAGACGACGGCGGGATGTACGGGCTCTTCCACTCTCCCCAGGGCCTGGCCAACGTGGCGCGCGGCTCCCAAAGCGGCGAGCTCTTCCCGGCCATGCAAACCGACCCGGCCCAGGACCACTTCGTATGCAAAAACCGCTACAGCGCCTTCCTCTCCGACCCGCCCGAGCTGCGAAGCAAACTGGTTGAGCTGGGCCGGAACCAGCTTTTAATCACCGGCGTGGCGGCCAACGTGTGCGTGGAGTCCACCCTGCGCGACGCCATGCAGCTGGACTACGAGGTGATCCTCATCGCCGACGGCACCACCGGGCCAGACCAAGCGGCGGTGCAAAACACCATCAACAACACGCGGCTCTTTTTCGGCGACGTGCGCCAGGCCGAGGACGTGGCCGCCGCGCTGGGCGGAGGTGAGGCATGA
- a CDS encoding LbtU family siderophore porin has protein sequence MRSMVRMGALLALGALLLAPAPGLAAIDPTQEAILKKLEALQNRVTYLEDKLAEAQKSAKTAQDAAMEARKTSANSLKMSQQLSKTTDRQPQGLLTEAGKRLKVYGAVELEGSYQNYEPNNGQSRTESDFSVATAEIFFEATINKYVKGLLHLLYENEGDPFNVDEAFILVGQTEDMPFYFLGGLIYPAVGLFETYMVSDPITQNVFEVQATAAEIGWAQNWFNVGAGVYNSGLHQTSDAPDNNLNTFYVRAQFDAPEGALGDGVDLNFGAAYTNNIAAGNLADEVPDESLQDLVGGLSLMLNAQYKWAVFNAEYITALDDFSAGELSFASGKAKPYAYNLELALLPIEDWTFAVRYEGGGDLGDFQPEQQYGFAVAWDFLPDTTISLELLRGNYANEDERTLVTTQLAVAF, from the coding sequence ATGAGAAGCATGGTACGCATGGGGGCCCTTTTGGCTTTGGGGGCGCTTTTGCTGGCCCCGGCCCCGGGCCTGGCCGCCATTGACCCCACCCAGGAGGCGATCCTTAAAAAACTGGAGGCCCTGCAAAACCGGGTGACCTATCTGGAAGACAAGCTGGCCGAGGCCCAAAAGTCGGCCAAGACCGCCCAGGACGCGGCCATGGAGGCACGCAAGACCTCGGCCAACTCCCTGAAAATGAGCCAGCAGTTGTCCAAGACCACCGACCGCCAGCCCCAGGGCCTGCTCACCGAGGCGGGCAAGCGCCTCAAGGTCTACGGCGCGGTGGAGCTGGAAGGCTCCTACCAGAACTACGAGCCCAATAATGGCCAGAGCAGGACCGAGAGCGACTTCAGCGTGGCCACGGCCGAGATATTCTTCGAGGCCACCATCAACAAGTACGTGAAGGGCCTGCTGCACCTGCTTTACGAGAACGAGGGCGACCCCTTCAACGTGGACGAGGCCTTCATCCTGGTGGGCCAGACCGAGGACATGCCCTTCTACTTCCTGGGCGGCCTGATCTACCCGGCCGTCGGCCTGTTCGAGACCTACATGGTAAGTGACCCCATCACCCAGAACGTGTTCGAGGTCCAGGCCACGGCGGCCGAGATCGGTTGGGCCCAGAACTGGTTCAACGTGGGCGCGGGCGTATACAACTCCGGCCTGCACCAGACCAGCGACGCGCCGGACAACAACCTGAACACCTTCTACGTGCGGGCCCAGTTCGACGCGCCCGAGGGCGCCCTGGGCGACGGCGTGGACCTGAACTTCGGCGCGGCCTACACCAACAACATCGCGGCGGGCAATTTGGCCGACGAGGTGCCTGACGAGTCCCTGCAAGACCTGGTGGGCGGCCTTAGCCTGATGCTCAACGCCCAGTACAAGTGGGCCGTGTTCAACGCCGAGTACATCACCGCCTTGGACGACTTCTCGGCCGGCGAGCTGTCCTTCGCCTCGGGCAAGGCCAAGCCCTACGCCTACAACCTGGAGCTGGCCCTGCTGCCCATCGAGGACTGGACCTTCGCGGTGCGCTACGAAGGCGGCGGCGATTTGGGCGACTTCCAGCCCGAGCAGCAGTACGGCTTCGCCGTGGCTTGGGACTTCCTGCCCGACACCACTATCAGCCTGGAGCTGTTGCGCGGCAACTACGCCAACGAAGACGAGCGGACCCTGGTGACCACCCAACTGGCGGTGGCCTTCTAG
- a CDS encoding DUF2325 domain-containing protein — MALTQESGGAASLEWHQDCLVVTLLLGAAFDKKALKKHLKRAGLPEEAQQGRGEALLHALHEACHTNPQAQAAVSKELSARFRATLHKTASLSGGEILAQARDTAWPIPLLWACYQGEGRERREAGRRLAHLVAARGMKRLQGESLVEREKGRAETYCAQNRALRQSLEELKAENRDLALRLKTPQVRSEPAVPQAAAPSPHKKRAKELGRELEQARAEIEQLRNDLAVWRALALQAEEEARAAQAGAEACCSAEACPEACPDCGQARAGARPARSRCPLRGRSVAVIGGLDRLEKNYTEIIEQMGGSCLCHTGKVRSGARRLRQIVNKSDLVVFLTPINSHAAMNVVKKQCKLCEKPFCPLNCTSPTALESHLIQLSQDRALSA; from the coding sequence TTGGCTTTAACCCAAGAGTCCGGGGGCGCCGCGTCTCTGGAATGGCACCAGGACTGCTTGGTGGTGACCTTGCTCCTGGGGGCGGCTTTTGACAAGAAGGCCCTGAAAAAACATCTGAAACGCGCGGGATTGCCGGAGGAGGCCCAGCAGGGGCGCGGCGAGGCCCTGCTGCACGCCCTGCACGAGGCCTGTCACACCAACCCGCAGGCGCAAGCAGCGGTGAGCAAGGAGCTGAGCGCCCGCTTCCGGGCCACCCTGCATAAAACCGCCTCCCTGAGCGGTGGCGAGATCCTGGCTCAGGCCCGGGACACCGCCTGGCCCATCCCCCTGCTCTGGGCCTGTTACCAGGGTGAGGGCAGGGAGCGCCGCGAGGCCGGCCGCCGCCTGGCCCACCTCGTTGCCGCGCGGGGCATGAAGCGCCTGCAAGGCGAGTCCCTGGTGGAGCGTGAAAAGGGACGGGCCGAGACCTACTGCGCCCAGAATCGAGCCCTGCGCCAAAGCCTGGAAGAATTGAAGGCCGAGAACCGCGATCTGGCCCTGCGTTTGAAAACCCCGCAGGTTCGCAGTGAACCCGCCGTACCCCAGGCCGCCGCGCCCTCGCCCCACAAGAAGCGGGCCAAGGAATTGGGCCGCGAGCTGGAGCAGGCCCGCGCGGAGATAGAACAACTGCGCAACGACCTGGCTGTGTGGCGCGCCCTGGCCCTCCAGGCCGAGGAAGAAGCGCGCGCCGCCCAGGCCGGGGCAGAGGCCTGTTGCTCGGCAGAGGCGTGCCCCGAGGCCTGTCCTGACTGCGGCCAGGCCCGCGCCGGGGCGCGTCCCGCCCGTAGCCGCTGCCCCCTGCGGGGCCGCTCGGTGGCGGTGATCGGCGGCCTGGACCGGCTGGAAAAGAACTACACCGAGATAATCGAGCAGATGGGCGGGAGCTGTCTGTGCCACACCGGCAAGGTGCGCTCCGGGGCTCGGCGTCTGCGCCAGATCGTGAACAAGTCCGACCTGGTCGTGTTCCTTACCCCCATCAACTCCCACGCCGCTATGAATGTGGTCAAGAAGCAGTGCAAGCTCTGCGAAAAACCCTTCTGCCCGCTCAACTGCACCAGTCCCACAGCCCTGGAATCGCATTTAATCCAACTAAGCCAGGACCGGGCCCTAAGCGCCTGA
- a CDS encoding FeoB-associated Cys-rich membrane protein, translating to MDQLIIVLALVALAAAWLARRWWRAARRPETGCGCGGSCGGCPGGLQESIHPLCKEE from the coding sequence ATGGATCAGTTGATCATCGTTCTGGCCCTGGTGGCCCTGGCTGCCGCCTGGCTGGCGCGCCGCTGGTGGCGCGCCGCCCGGCGGCCCGAGACGGGATGCGGCTGCGGCGGCTCCTGCGGCGGCTGCCCGGGCGGTCTCCAGGAATCCATTCATCCCCTGTGCAAGGAGGAATGA
- a CDS encoding ferrous iron transport protein A, with protein sequence MATKETLRMLGPGEEAVIDKVTASGELGRRIREMGLVPGTTIKIMGRAPLKDPVEIKLKGYNLTLRNNEADHIMVRSGEE encoded by the coding sequence ATGGCTACTAAAGAAACCCTGCGAATGCTGGGGCCGGGCGAAGAGGCGGTGATCGACAAGGTCACGGCCAGCGGCGAGCTGGGGCGGCGCATCCGGGAGATGGGGCTGGTGCCCGGCACCACCATCAAGATCATGGGACGCGCGCCCCTCAAGGACCCGGTGGAGATCAAGCTCAAGGGCTACAACCTCACCCTGCGCAACAACGAGGCCGACCACATCATGGTCCGGTCGGGAGAGGAATAG
- the feoB gene encoding ferrous iron transport protein B: MAGEKLTIALAGNPNSGKTSLFNALTGARQHVGNYPGVTVEKKWGVAKLGGNDVTIVDLPGTYSLTAYSPEELVARDYLVQEKPDVVVHVADAANLERNLYLAVQFLELGVPLVIALNMMDVAEAKGLSIDTDKLGKLLGAPLVPTVARTGKGVPELLAAAAKVAAERKEWKPLELSYGHDVDQALNELTASLNGGGREWEPLSPRWVGLKLLENDSEVKAQVARDPSLAALTGTRRQELSEHIRSTMDDDPEGIIADHRYGFISGLYRQAVTETRGQRLELSDRIDKVLTNRLLGPVFLLAILYGVYEFVFWASETPVGWFETFFGWLGGVAEAAIPEGLLQSLIVSGVIDGVGGVLGFVPLIAFMFFAIAIMEDTGYMARVAYILDRLLRHFGLHGNSVIALIVSGGISGGCAVPGVMATRTLKDPKARLATILTVPLMNCGAKLPVYALLIGAFFAAQQANMLFALTLISWGLALIAARILRWTLLKGETAPFVMELPPYRMPTLKGLLIHTWERTWQYAKKAGTVILGVSVVMWALMTFPGLPEERVASWESRIEAAQTQEAKDELAHLMAQDEVRHSVAGRMGHALTYVTAPLGFDWRTNVALVGGFAAKEVVVATMGTAYSLGEVDPEESESLGDRLAKDPAWNPLMAFALMIFVMVYAPCFVTVVMIRREAGGWGWALFAMGYTTILAYVLALLVYQGGRVLGLG; this comes from the coding sequence ATGGCCGGAGAAAAACTGACCATCGCCCTGGCGGGCAACCCCAACTCGGGCAAGACCTCTCTGTTCAACGCCCTCACCGGCGCGCGCCAGCACGTGGGCAACTACCCCGGCGTGACCGTGGAGAAGAAGTGGGGCGTCGCCAAGCTGGGCGGCAACGACGTGACCATCGTGGACCTGCCCGGCACCTACAGCCTCACCGCCTACTCCCCCGAGGAGTTGGTGGCCCGCGACTACCTCGTCCAGGAAAAGCCCGACGTGGTGGTCCACGTGGCCGACGCGGCCAACCTGGAGCGCAACCTCTACCTGGCGGTGCAGTTCCTGGAGTTGGGCGTGCCCCTGGTCATCGCCCTGAACATGATGGACGTGGCCGAGGCCAAGGGACTGAGTATCGACACCGACAAGCTGGGCAAGCTCTTGGGCGCGCCCCTGGTGCCCACCGTGGCCCGCACCGGCAAGGGGGTGCCCGAGCTTTTGGCCGCCGCCGCCAAAGTGGCCGCCGAGCGCAAGGAGTGGAAACCCCTGGAGCTCTCCTACGGCCACGACGTGGACCAGGCGCTCAACGAGCTGACCGCCAGCCTGAACGGCGGAGGCCGCGAGTGGGAGCCGCTCAGTCCCCGTTGGGTGGGCCTCAAGCTGCTGGAGAACGACAGCGAAGTAAAGGCCCAGGTGGCGCGCGATCCGTCCCTGGCCGCCCTCACCGGCACCCGGCGCCAAGAGCTGAGCGAACACATCCGCTCCACCATGGACGACGACCCCGAGGGGATCATCGCCGACCACCGCTACGGCTTCATCAGCGGCCTCTACCGCCAGGCAGTCACCGAGACCCGGGGCCAGCGCCTGGAGCTGAGCGACCGCATCGACAAGGTGCTCACCAACCGCCTGCTGGGGCCGGTGTTCCTGCTGGCCATCCTCTACGGGGTATACGAGTTCGTGTTCTGGGCCAGCGAGACGCCGGTGGGCTGGTTCGAGACCTTCTTCGGCTGGCTGGGCGGCGTGGCCGAGGCGGCCATTCCCGAGGGCCTGCTCCAGTCGCTCATCGTCTCCGGCGTGATCGACGGCGTGGGCGGGGTCTTGGGCTTCGTGCCGCTGATCGCCTTCATGTTCTTCGCCATCGCCATCATGGAAGACACCGGCTACATGGCCCGGGTGGCCTATATTCTGGACCGCCTTCTGCGGCACTTCGGCCTGCACGGCAACAGCGTGATCGCCCTGATCGTCAGCGGCGGCATCTCCGGCGGCTGCGCGGTGCCCGGGGTCATGGCCACCCGCACCCTCAAGGACCCCAAGGCCCGCCTGGCCACCATCCTCACCGTGCCCCTGATGAACTGCGGGGCCAAGCTGCCGGTGTACGCCTTGTTGATCGGCGCCTTCTTCGCGGCCCAGCAGGCCAACATGCTCTTCGCCCTGACCCTGATCTCCTGGGGCCTGGCGTTGATCGCGGCGCGCATCCTGCGCTGGACCCTGCTCAAGGGCGAGACCGCGCCATTTGTGATGGAGCTGCCCCCCTACCGTATGCCCACCCTCAAGGGCCTGTTGATCCACACCTGGGAGCGCACCTGGCAGTACGCCAAAAAGGCGGGCACCGTGATTCTGGGGGTGAGCGTGGTCATGTGGGCCCTGATGACCTTCCCCGGCCTGCCCGAGGAGCGGGTGGCCTCGTGGGAGAGCCGCATCGAGGCGGCCCAGACCCAGGAGGCCAAGGACGAGCTGGCCCACCTGATGGCTCAGGACGAGGTGCGCCACTCCGTGGCCGGCCGCATGGGCCACGCCCTGACCTATGTCACCGCGCCGCTGGGCTTCGACTGGCGCACCAACGTGGCCCTGGTGGGCGGCTTCGCGGCCAAGGAGGTGGTGGTGGCCACCATGGGCACCGCCTACAGCCTGGGCGAGGTGGACCCGGAGGAGAGCGAGAGCTTGGGCGACCGCCTGGCCAAGGACCCGGCCTGGAACCCGCTCATGGCCTTTGCCCTGATGATCTTCGTGATGGTCTACGCCCCCTGCTTCGTCACGGTGGTGATGATCCGCCGCGAGGCCGGGGGCTGGGGCTGGGCCCTGTTCGCCATGGGCTACACCACAATCCTGGCCTATGTGTTGGCCTTATTGGTCTATCAGGGCGGCCGCGTCCTGGGATTGGGATAG